A single Pseudomonas sp. MM223 DNA region contains:
- the mhpT gene encoding 3-(3-hydroxy-phenyl)propionate transporter (*Name mhpT) codes for MSHSSSSSSKPVLTIGLCFLVALLEGLDLQATGVAAPHMAKEFALTPAMLGWVFSAGLLGLLPGAFIGGWLADRLGRKAILIVAVLLFGGFSLGTAHAETYTSLLIARLMTGLGLGAALPILIALASEAAPERLRSTAVSLTYCGVPLGGAIASVIGMAGLGEGWRTVFYVGGIAPIAIALVLMVWLKESQAFRAQPAVSAGGNGMLAQLFGPGQVSRTLLLWVACFFTLTVLYMLLNWLPSLLIGQGYSRPQAGAVQILFNLGGAAGSFLTGRMMDRGFAGRAVFIAYAGMLASLAGLGLSTSFGLMLLAGFTAGYCAIGGQLVLYALAPTLYSTQVRATGVGASVAVGRLGSMAGPLAAGQILAAGAGVGGLLLAASPGLVVAALAARALLGQRSRPTANAPVEEVAR; via the coding sequence ATGAGTCATTCATCCTCATCTTCAAGCAAGCCGGTGCTTACCATCGGCCTGTGTTTTCTGGTGGCGCTGCTGGAGGGGCTGGACCTTCAGGCCACCGGGGTTGCAGCGCCGCACATGGCCAAGGAGTTCGCGCTGACCCCGGCCATGCTTGGCTGGGTGTTCAGTGCCGGGCTGCTGGGGCTGCTGCCAGGGGCGTTCATCGGCGGCTGGCTGGCCGACCGGCTTGGCCGCAAGGCCATCCTGATCGTGGCGGTGCTGCTGTTCGGCGGCTTCTCGCTGGGTACCGCCCATGCTGAAACGTACACCTCGCTGCTGATCGCGCGGCTGATGACCGGGTTGGGGTTGGGGGCCGCCTTGCCGATCCTGATTGCCCTGGCCAGCGAGGCCGCGCCTGAGCGCCTGCGCAGCACGGCGGTGAGCCTGACCTACTGCGGCGTGCCTCTGGGTGGGGCAATCGCGTCGGTCATCGGCATGGCCGGGCTGGGCGAAGGCTGGCGGACGGTGTTCTACGTGGGCGGCATTGCCCCCATCGCGATTGCCTTGGTGCTGATGGTGTGGTTGAAGGAGTCCCAGGCGTTTCGTGCCCAGCCGGCTGTGAGCGCTGGTGGTAACGGCATGCTGGCGCAACTGTTCGGGCCTGGGCAGGTAAGCCGCACGTTGTTGCTGTGGGTGGCGTGCTTCTTCACGCTCACGGTGCTGTACATGCTGCTCAACTGGTTGCCGTCGCTGCTGATCGGGCAGGGCTATAGCCGGCCTCAGGCAGGGGCGGTGCAGATACTGTTCAACCTGGGGGGCGCGGCAGGGTCGTTTCTCACGGGGCGAATGATGGACCGGGGCTTCGCCGGGCGTGCCGTTTTCATTGCGTATGCTGGCATGCTCGCTTCGTTGGCGGGCCTTGGGTTGTCGACCAGTTTCGGCCTGATGCTGTTGGCCGGATTTACCGCAGGCTATTGTGCCATTGGTGGGCAACTGGTGTTGTATGCGCTTGCGCCAACGCTGTATTCGACCCAGGTGCGCGCAACCGGTGTGGGCGCTTCGGTGGCGGTAGGGCGCCTGGGGTCGATGGCCGGGCCATTGGCCGCAGGGCAGATCCTGGCGGCGGGAGCAGGAGTAGGGGGGCTGCTGCTCGCAGCGTCACCTGGCCTGGTGGTGGCGGCATTGGCGGCGCGTGCGTTGCTGGGGCAGCGTAGCCGGCCGACCGCCAATGCCCCGGTCGAGGAAGTTGCTCGCTAA
- a CDS encoding Formylglycine-generating enzyme translates to MIARVAGCAVVAAGLLAVGYSAWPEAPSPVLLCNGYSGLPVARQGAWHDGMVRLPGGTFSFGSDRYYDEEGPPHTASVSGFRIDVHPVTNAQFARFVAATGYLTHAERGISLKDDPTLPEHLRVPGAMVFQQGPDVLSPGWQFTPGASWRHPQGPGSSVAGLENHPVVQVALEDAQAYAQWAGRTLPTEAQLEYAMRGGLQDADFSWGKTELPEGRIMANTWQGQFPYHNAAADGFTGTSPVGCFPANRFGLFDAGGNVWELTRTGYRPGHDSQRDAALDPPGPTLDESFDPAEPGVKVAVIKGGSHLCSADRCMRYRPSARQPQPVFMATSHVGFRTVRE, encoded by the coding sequence ATGATTGCCCGAGTAGCCGGCTGCGCAGTGGTCGCCGCCGGCCTGCTCGCCGTGGGCTACAGCGCCTGGCCAGAAGCCCCGTCGCCCGTGCTGCTGTGCAACGGCTACAGTGGCCTGCCCGTAGCGCGCCAAGGCGCCTGGCATGACGGCATGGTGCGCTTGCCAGGCGGCACGTTCAGCTTTGGCTCGGACCGTTACTACGACGAAGAAGGCCCACCACACACGGCTAGCGTGTCGGGCTTCCGGATCGATGTGCACCCGGTCACCAACGCCCAGTTTGCACGCTTCGTGGCCGCTACCGGTTACCTCACCCATGCCGAGCGGGGCATCAGCTTGAAGGACGACCCCACCCTCCCCGAGCACCTGCGGGTGCCCGGCGCAATGGTGTTCCAGCAAGGGCCGGATGTACTCAGCCCCGGCTGGCAGTTCACGCCTGGGGCAAGTTGGCGGCACCCGCAGGGGCCCGGCAGCAGCGTGGCGGGGCTGGAAAACCACCCGGTGGTGCAGGTGGCGCTTGAGGATGCCCAGGCCTATGCACAGTGGGCCGGGCGCACGCTGCCCACCGAGGCCCAGCTGGAATACGCCATGCGCGGTGGCTTGCAGGATGCCGACTTTAGCTGGGGCAAAACGGAATTGCCCGAAGGCCGGATCATGGCCAATACCTGGCAGGGCCAGTTTCCCTATCACAACGCGGCAGCCGACGGCTTCACCGGCACCTCACCGGTGGGCTGCTTCCCGGCCAACCGCTTTGGATTGTTCGATGCTGGCGGAAATGTATGGGAACTGACCCGAACGGGCTATCGCCCCGGCCACGATTCGCAGCGTGACGCCGCCCTCGACCCGCCTGGTCCCACCCTGGACGAAAGCTTTGACCCCGCCGAACCTGGGGTAAAAGTGGCCGTGATCAAAGGCGGTTCGCACCTGTGCTCGGCAGACCGGTGCATGCGCTACCGGCCCTCGGCGCGGCAACCGCAGCCGGTGTTCATGGCGACCTCACACGTGGGGTTCAGAACGGTTCGTGAATAA
- the dmdC_5 gene encoding 3-methylmercaptopropionyl-CoA dehydrogenase (*Name dmdC_5), with protein sequence MLWKAPLLDMQFVLQHWLRAEQAWQAMAPYAELDLDLATQVLEEAARFSEQVLAPLNATGDRQGCRLEDGNVRTPEGFLAAYRAYVEGGWPALACAPEFGGQGLPLVLDAALQEMLFASNHAWAMYTGIAHGAYLCLKTHASVELQARYLPGIVSGETLPTMCLTEPQAGSDLGLLRCRAEPLGDGRYAVTGNKLFISGGDHDLTHDIVHLVLARLTDAPAGSRGLSLLLVPKWLDDGQRNAVHCDGLEHKLGIRGSATCALRFEGASGWLVGQAHGGLAAMFVMMNSARLHVGLQGLAHAQAAWQYARDYALERRQMNAPGQPKGAADPIHLHPAMRRILLELRVRTEGMRALGYWAAHWLDIADASADLVQRAKAAKLAALLTPIIKAVFTDHGFSLASKALQVFGGYGYTCEFAIEQTLRDSRIAMIYEGTNEVQANDLLLRKVLGDGGEGFALLLAELREETGAGEAGDALRRVCDTLEVVLAKVRVSAADDPEYPYRAAGDFLHLCGTALQAYAWARTCRCIQALPVDAPQRLEKQESARYFFDYLLPDFDRQVAAMEAAASPLPFIHEPF encoded by the coding sequence ATGCTCTGGAAGGCGCCCTTGCTGGACATGCAATTCGTGCTGCAACACTGGCTGCGGGCCGAGCAGGCCTGGCAGGCAATGGCACCCTACGCAGAGCTCGATCTAGACCTGGCCACACAGGTGCTGGAGGAGGCCGCCCGCTTCAGCGAACAGGTGCTGGCGCCGCTGAATGCAACGGGCGATCGTCAAGGCTGTCGCCTTGAAGACGGTAATGTGCGCACGCCGGAGGGGTTTTTGGCCGCCTATCGTGCCTATGTCGAGGGTGGCTGGCCGGCGCTGGCCTGCGCCCCCGAGTTCGGTGGGCAGGGGCTGCCCTTGGTGCTGGATGCTGCCTTGCAGGAGATGCTGTTCGCCAGCAATCACGCCTGGGCCATGTACACCGGCATCGCCCATGGCGCCTACCTGTGCCTGAAAACCCATGCGTCTGTCGAGCTGCAGGCACGCTATCTGCCGGGCATCGTCAGCGGCGAAACCCTGCCGACCATGTGCCTGACCGAACCTCAGGCGGGCAGTGACCTCGGCTTGCTGCGTTGCCGCGCCGAACCCCTGGGTGACGGTCGCTACGCCGTTACCGGCAACAAGTTGTTCATCTCGGGCGGCGACCACGACCTGACACATGACATCGTGCATCTGGTGCTGGCGCGGCTAACGGATGCACCGGCGGGCAGCCGGGGCTTGTCGTTGCTGCTGGTGCCGAAATGGCTGGACGATGGCCAGCGCAATGCCGTGCACTGCGATGGCCTTGAGCACAAGCTGGGTATTCGCGGCAGCGCCACCTGCGCGCTGCGCTTCGAGGGGGCCAGCGGCTGGCTGGTGGGGCAGGCGCACGGTGGCCTGGCCGCCATGTTCGTGATGATGAACTCGGCCAGGTTGCATGTCGGCCTGCAGGGGTTGGCGCATGCGCAGGCGGCTTGGCAGTACGCCAGGGATTACGCCCTGGAGCGTAGGCAGATGAATGCACCCGGGCAGCCCAAGGGCGCTGCCGACCCCATTCACCTGCACCCCGCCATGCGCCGGATCTTGCTGGAACTGCGTGTGCGCACCGAGGGCATGCGAGCCCTGGGTTACTGGGCCGCGCACTGGCTGGATATCGCCGATGCATCTGCTGACCTTGTACAACGGGCCAAGGCCGCGAAACTGGCGGCGTTGTTGACGCCCATCATCAAGGCGGTGTTCACCGATCACGGTTTTAGCCTGGCCAGCAAGGCGCTGCAGGTGTTCGGCGGCTATGGCTACACCTGCGAGTTCGCCATCGAGCAAACGCTGCGCGACAGCCGCATTGCGATGATCTACGAAGGCACCAACGAAGTGCAGGCCAACGACCTGCTGCTGCGAAAGGTACTGGGCGATGGGGGCGAAGGCTTTGCGCTGCTGCTGGCCGAGTTGCGGGAGGAGACCGGCGCGGGTGAGGCGGGTGATGCGTTGCGCAGGGTTTGTGACACGCTGGAAGTGGTGCTTGCCAAGGTGCGGGTCAGCGCAGCGGACGACCCCGAATACCCGTACCGGGCTGCGGGCGACTTCCTGCACCTGTGCGGCACAGCCTTGCAGGCTTATGCCTGGGCCCGCACGTGCCGCTGTATCCAGGCGCTGCCCGTAGACGCGCCGCAGCGTTTGGAAAAACAGGAAAGTGCGCGTTACTTCTTCGACTACCTGCTACCCGATTTCGACCGGCAGGTGGCGGCCATGGAAGCGGCCGCATCACCTTTGCCGTTTATTCACGAACCGTTCTGA
- the atsA_1 gene encoding Arylsulfatase (*Name atsA_1), producing MDLQSNYSATFQHNGKPVELPDNFYSSTWFTDRLISAIDEGQASQKPFFAFAAYTAPHWPLQAPDKYLAQYRGRYDQGYEAIAHERLERQRKAGLVPADFPLQAQLEGVPSWASLTVEQQRQSARTMEVYAAMVAALDAEVGRLVDHLRKAGELDDTLILFMSDNGPENATRVDPNWIKQHFDNRLENYGKRDSFLMIGSAWAQVSALPSRRYKMTTYQGGIRVPAFVYYPATIKPGRSEALASVRDIMPTLLQLAGAPMPGIKYRERDIVPPQGTSALGYLQGQDTRIHAEDEALGWEINGSASLRKGPMKLLWDATDGKPAWHLYDLGKDPGEHHDIAADHPEQVASMLRDWKAYAQRSNIVTDADGRPASPAKPASPAVASKQ from the coding sequence ATGGACTTGCAGTCAAACTACAGCGCAACGTTCCAACACAACGGCAAACCTGTCGAACTGCCCGACAACTTCTACTCCAGCACCTGGTTCACGGACCGCCTGATTTCCGCCATCGACGAAGGCCAGGCCAGCCAAAAACCCTTCTTCGCCTTCGCCGCCTACACCGCACCACACTGGCCCTTGCAGGCGCCGGACAAATACCTGGCGCAGTACCGCGGCCGCTACGATCAAGGCTACGAGGCCATCGCCCACGAGCGCCTGGAGCGCCAGCGCAAGGCCGGCCTGGTGCCAGCGGACTTCCCGCTGCAAGCGCAACTGGAGGGCGTGCCGAGCTGGGCGTCACTCACCGTTGAACAGCAACGCCAGTCAGCCCGCACCATGGAGGTGTACGCGGCCATGGTCGCCGCGCTGGATGCCGAAGTCGGTCGGCTGGTAGATCACCTGCGCAAGGCCGGCGAGCTGGATGACACCCTGATCCTGTTCATGTCCGACAACGGGCCGGAAAACGCTACCCGCGTCGACCCGAACTGGATCAAGCAGCATTTCGACAACCGCCTGGAAAACTACGGCAAACGTGATTCGTTCCTGATGATCGGCTCGGCCTGGGCCCAGGTCAGCGCCCTGCCCAGCCGCCGCTACAAGATGACCACCTACCAGGGCGGCATCCGCGTACCAGCGTTTGTCTACTACCCGGCAACGATCAAGCCCGGGCGCAGCGAAGCACTGGCCAGTGTCAGGGACATCATGCCAACCCTGCTGCAACTGGCGGGCGCCCCCATGCCCGGCATCAAGTACCGGGAACGCGATATCGTGCCGCCCCAAGGCACCTCGGCGCTGGGCTACCTGCAGGGCCAGGACACGCGAATTCACGCCGAGGACGAAGCCCTGGGCTGGGAAATAAACGGCAGCGCCTCGTTGCGCAAGGGGCCGATGAAGCTGCTATGGGATGCCACCGATGGCAAGCCGGCCTGGCACCTGTACGACCTGGGCAAAGACCCCGGCGAGCACCACGACATCGCTGCCGATCACCCCGAGCAGGTCGCCAGCATGCTGCGCGACTGGAAGGCGTATGCGCAGCGCAGCAACATCGTGACCGACGCCGATGGCCGCCCCGCAAGCCCTGCCAAACCGGCCAGCCCGGCCGTGGCCAGCAAGCAATGA
- the pcaF_1 gene encoding Beta-ketoadipyl-CoA thiolase (*Name pcaF_1) produces MSSAGLCTTFEDAAIVDMVRTPWVDLGGALSAVSPIDLGIKAGRAVLARAGIAPHTVDSVLAGSMAQASFDAYFLPRHVGLYCGVPQAVPALAVQRICGTGLELLRQAGEQLRSGAQQVLCVGAESMSRNPIAAYQHRNGFRLGAPVGFKDFLWEALYDPAAGVDMIGTADNLAREFGLHRETVDAWALRSHQRALHAQQQGWFDEEIVGVTAQTFDVEGCLPRGIELPRGVGEISRDSHPRATDAAALARLRAVHSDGVQTAGNSCAVVDGAAAAVVTHYSACTQLPLARLLMATAVGVSPHTMGIGPAPAIALLLERSGLRLEQIDRFEINEAQAAQVLAVARALQLDVEKLNVHGGAIALGHPLAATGLRLVHTLARQLRRDGLRYGIAAACIGGGQGMALLIENPQFAA; encoded by the coding sequence ATGAGCAGTGCCGGCCTGTGCACAACGTTCGAAGACGCGGCCATTGTGGATATGGTGCGTACCCCCTGGGTAGACCTGGGGGGCGCACTGTCTGCTGTATCGCCCATCGACCTGGGGATCAAGGCCGGGCGCGCGGTGCTGGCACGGGCTGGCATCGCCCCACATACGGTGGACAGCGTACTTGCCGGCAGCATGGCCCAGGCCAGTTTCGATGCCTACTTCCTGCCGCGCCATGTGGGGTTGTACTGCGGTGTGCCGCAGGCCGTCCCGGCGCTGGCGGTGCAACGTATTTGCGGCACCGGCCTTGAACTGTTGCGCCAGGCCGGTGAGCAACTGCGCAGTGGCGCGCAGCAGGTACTGTGCGTGGGCGCCGAGTCGATGTCACGCAACCCGATTGCGGCCTACCAACACCGAAACGGCTTTCGGCTGGGTGCACCGGTCGGGTTCAAGGACTTTCTCTGGGAGGCGCTGTACGACCCCGCTGCCGGCGTGGACATGATCGGTACCGCAGACAACCTGGCGCGTGAGTTCGGCCTGCATCGTGAAACCGTGGATGCCTGGGCCTTGCGCAGCCACCAGCGCGCCTTGCACGCCCAGCAGCAGGGTTGGTTCGATGAAGAGATCGTGGGCGTCACGGCGCAGACATTCGACGTTGAAGGCTGCTTGCCACGCGGGATCGAGCTGCCCCGTGGCGTGGGCGAGATCAGCCGGGACAGCCACCCACGGGCGACTGATGCTGCGGCGTTGGCCCGGCTGCGTGCCGTGCACAGTGACGGTGTACAAACGGCTGGCAACAGCTGTGCAGTAGTCGATGGCGCCGCCGCGGCTGTGGTGACGCACTACTCAGCCTGTACCCAGCTGCCGTTGGCCCGCTTGCTGATGGCCACGGCTGTTGGCGTGTCGCCGCACACCATGGGCATCGGGCCCGCTCCGGCCATCGCGCTGCTGCTGGAGCGCAGCGGCTTGCGCCTGGAGCAAATCGACCGTTTCGAAATCAACGAGGCCCAGGCTGCCCAGGTGCTGGCCGTGGCCCGGGCGCTGCAACTCGATGTAGAAAAACTCAACGTCCATGGTGGTGCCATTGCCCTGGGCCACCCGTTGGCCGCCACCGGCCTGCGGCTGGTGCACACCCTGGCGCGGCAATTGCGCCGGGACGGCCTGCGCTACGGCATCGCCGCTGCCTGCATCGGCGGAGGCCAAGGCATGGCATTGCTGATCGAAAACCCCCAATTCGCTGCTTGA